The following proteins come from a genomic window of Thermodesulfobacteriota bacterium:
- a CDS encoding thiamine pyrophosphate-dependent enzyme, translated as MNEKSVSLKKEKIYGPSDYTLNLPLPSCPGCGSPLAGKIVMEALEELGIIEKAVCVIGVGCAGMKFFTTKIDWTLCSHGPSPSVANGIKHGNYDDAIVFTIQGDGDCAAIGAGYLINSAARGDKITIFMLNNTNYGTTGGQMAPTTLIDQVTTTTPQGRDGITHGYPLHVPEMLATIRGVAYSARGSVHNFASYQRTKKYAKLALQKQINGVGLGFLEILTSCPVNWRMEPSKAMKWIERRVVAEYPLGEFKNVDSTTD; from the coding sequence ATGAACGAAAAAAGTGTTTCCTTGAAGAAGGAGAAGATTTATGGTCCGTCTGATTATACCTTGAACCTTCCGCTACCATCCTGCCCGGGTTGCGGTTCCCCCCTTGCAGGTAAAATTGTCATGGAAGCCCTTGAGGAACTGGGGATAATTGAAAAGGCAGTATGCGTTATAGGTGTTGGTTGTGCTGGTATGAAATTCTTCACAACAAAAATTGATTGGACCCTCTGTTCCCACGGTCCATCCCCTTCTGTCGCTAACGGTATAAAACATGGTAACTATGATGACGCTATTGTCTTTACTATCCAGGGCGACGGCGATTGTGCTGCCATAGGTGCAGGTTATCTGATTAACTCCGCAGCCAGAGGAGACAAGATTACTATATTTATGCTCAATAATACGAATTATGGAACTACTGGAGGGCAAATGGCGCCAACAACACTGATCGACCAGGTAACAACAACTACTCCCCAGGGAAGGGACGGTATAACCCATGGGTATCCCCTTCACGTACCGGAAATGTTAGCCACAATAAGGGGGGTAGCCTATAGTGCTCGGGGGTCAGTACACAACTTTGCCAGCTATCAGCGTACCAAAAAATACGCAAAACTTGCACTTCAAAAACAGATAAACGGAGTTGGACTCGGCTTTTTGGAAATATTAACTTCTTGCCCGGTTAATTGGCGCATGGAACCATCTAAGGCAATGAAATGGATCGAAAGAAGGGTTGTGGCCGAGTATCCCCTTGGTGAATTTAAAAATGTGGATTCTACCACAGATTGA
- a CDS encoding 2-oxoacid:acceptor oxidoreductase family protein encodes MEHRQNGKGELLIAGVGGWGIVTIGDILAKAALKEFENVAWFPSYATMMRGGESECCIMFSHKRISSPVIYKSSGVMVLGASRIPDFENRVKPGGLMLIESTGINEETKVKRNDMDVRYVSAMEEATKLGSIMNANLVMLGAYVAATGLISKESILQEIKTRFAGKGKHKIVSACNEAFLAGLKLIQQRA; translated from the coding sequence ATGGAGCATAGACAGAATGGTAAAGGAGAATTACTTATAGCAGGGGTTGGAGGATGGGGCATTGTAACCATAGGAGACATACTGGCTAAAGCTGCCCTTAAAGAGTTTGAAAATGTTGCGTGGTTTCCCAGTTATGCAACTATGATGCGTGGGGGTGAAAGCGAGTGCTGTATTATGTTCTCACATAAAAGAATTTCATCACCTGTAATATATAAAAGCTCCGGTGTAATGGTTCTGGGGGCTTCGAGAATACCGGATTTTGAAAACAGGGTTAAACCTGGCGGTTTGATGTTGATAGAGTCCACAGGTATAAATGAGGAAACTAAAGTAAAGAGAAATGATATGGACGTCAGGTATGTATCTGCAATGGAGGAGGCAACAAAGCTGGGAAGTATAATGAATGCCAATCTTGTCATGCTCGGAGCCTATGTAGCTGCAACAGGTCTGATATCAAAAGAGTCAATCCTGCAGGAGATTAAGACCAGATTCGCGGGAAAGGGGAAGCATAAAATAGTTTCAGCCTGTAACGAAGCCTTTCTTGCAGGGCTGAAACTCATTCAACAGCGAGCTTAA
- a CDS encoding CNNM domain-containing protein, whose translation MEGIQDLYMYLLVVFFLICSAFFSGAETAFLSLSKLRVKQLGKDRPNIGKGIEKILKEPDQLIGTILVGSNIVSIAATALATAIAISVFGEEGVFIATVCMTLLLLIFGEITPKTYAAYNALKFSLVAIYPVRFFTVLFHPIVWVISKISHLLLLMMGQKGKSRWSPITEEEIETLIEAGEEEGTFEPRKGRMLAGIFDLTDLTVEDLMVPVNDIVSIEVSMGLNEIERVITENVFSRYPVYEKDINNILGYIHVKDFFKGKNRPDLDIKDIIRQPLFIPETKVVYVQLLDFQKERAHMAFVVDEYGNIRGIVTMEDIIEEITGEIYDESDLIKSPYVLQKDGSILIESDIKIRDVNRLLTISLPEEDNPTLGALILKEMGRIPEEGEELTIDRYRIKICKVEDRSIGRVRIKKEETEDLNNSGL comes from the coding sequence ATGGAAGGCATACAAGATTTGTATATGTACCTTTTGGTTGTTTTTTTTCTCATCTGTTCAGCCTTTTTTTCTGGAGCTGAGACAGCTTTCCTCTCATTGAGCAAGTTACGGGTGAAACAACTGGGAAAAGATAGGCCCAATATAGGGAAAGGGATTGAAAAAATATTGAAGGAGCCGGATCAGCTTATAGGCACTATCCTGGTAGGCAGTAATATAGTTAGTATTGCTGCTACGGCATTGGCTACAGCCATTGCCATCTCAGTATTCGGAGAAGAAGGGGTATTTATTGCAACTGTCTGTATGACTCTTCTCCTCTTGATCTTCGGTGAGATTACTCCCAAAACCTATGCAGCCTACAACGCCTTGAAATTTTCCTTGGTAGCCATCTATCCTGTCCGTTTTTTTACTGTTCTTTTTCATCCAATTGTATGGGTAATTTCAAAGATTTCCCATCTTCTATTGCTTATGATGGGCCAAAAGGGTAAATCACGCTGGTCGCCTATAACTGAAGAGGAAATCGAAACACTGATAGAGGCGGGTGAGGAAGAGGGAACCTTTGAACCCAGAAAGGGAAGAATGCTTGCGGGTATATTTGACTTAACCGATTTGACTGTTGAAGATTTAATGGTTCCTGTGAACGACATTGTTTCTATTGAAGTGAGTATGGGATTAAATGAAATTGAAAGAGTGATTACGGAAAATGTGTTTTCGCGGTACCCAGTTTACGAAAAGGATATAAACAATATTCTTGGCTACATTCATGTTAAAGATTTTTTTAAGGGGAAGAATAGACCTGATTTAGATATTAAGGATATTATCCGTCAACCTCTTTTCATCCCGGAGACAAAGGTCGTTTACGTCCAGCTTCTGGATTTTCAGAAAGAGAGGGCACACATGGCATTTGTTGTAGATGAATACGGGAACATAAGAGGTATCGTAACCATGGAGGACATCATAGAAGAGATTACAGGTGAGATATATGATGAATCTGATCTAATAAAGAGTCCCTACGTGTTACAGAAGGACGGTTCAATCCTTATTGAAAGTGACATAAAAATTAGGGATGTTAACAGGTTACTGACTATCTCTTTGCCGGAAGAGGACAATCCTACCTTGGGGGCTCTGATATTGAAGGAGATGGGTAGAATTCCTGAAGAGGGTGAAGAATTGACCATAGACCGCTACAGGATCAAGATATGTAAAGTTGAAGATCGCTCAATAGGAAGGGTACGGATTAAGAAAGAAGAGACAGAGGATTTAAATAACAGTGGGCTATAA
- a CDS encoding universal stress protein — protein MKQQNLTTKILLPIDGSENSRRALKFAGQLGSSLGKSLSGITLFHVAAGGYMSHHLGYIDFWAMDLTQSEAFQKQYFNEKVKPLLEEGERILKESGIKVEIEKQVADGDPAREIVQLANKENFSTIIMARRGLSEIKGFFLGSVSSGVVHTASRQTVYIVGHKVLEDNKCPIPRILIPVDGSPYSMKGVEHAVYLSSRLEGITKITLLKVINLALYIERLKEGVDHEDEAQRILEDARTVFLRAGISEGLIDTRVEIGIPYEEILREAEEGNYNLIIMGRKGRSAIKDLLLGGVSPTVLQRCQNPTVAIVSGE, from the coding sequence ATGAAACAACAGAATTTAACAACAAAGATACTTCTTCCAATAGATGGAAGTGAGAATTCCCGGCGGGCTTTAAAATTTGCCGGGCAGTTAGGGTCATCCCTGGGTAAGAGCCTTTCAGGTATTACCCTGTTTCATGTAGCCGCCGGAGGCTACATGTCCCATCACTTGGGGTATATTGACTTTTGGGCGATGGACCTCACGCAGTCAGAGGCATTCCAGAAGCAGTACTTTAATGAAAAGGTCAAGCCTTTATTAGAAGAAGGGGAAAGGATCCTGAAAGAATCTGGCATCAAAGTCGAGATCGAAAAGCAGGTAGCAGACGGGGACCCTGCCCGGGAAATCGTGCAATTAGCCAACAAAGAAAATTTCTCGACCATTATCATGGCAAGGAGGGGGCTCTCAGAAATAAAGGGATTCTTTCTGGGCAGTGTCTCCAGTGGGGTGGTTCACACGGCAAGCAGGCAGACCGTGTATATAGTTGGCCATAAAGTTCTGGAGGACAATAAATGTCCCATCCCCAGGATACTCATCCCTGTTGACGGTTCACCCTACTCCATGAAGGGAGTGGAACATGCCGTCTATCTGTCCAGCCGGTTAGAGGGTATCACTAAAATTACCCTCCTGAAGGTTATCAATCTGGCACTTTACATAGAAAGGCTTAAAGAAGGGGTAGACCATGAAGATGAGGCACAGAGAATATTGGAAGATGCCCGGACAGTTTTTCTCAGAGCAGGTATTTCGGAAGGACTTATTGATACCAGAGTAGAGATAGGAATACCATATGAGGAAATCCTTAGAGAGGCAGAGGAAGGGAACTACAACCTGATCATCATGGGTCGCAAGGGGCGTTCTGCCATTAAAGACTTGCTGCTGGGAGGGGTTAGTCCCACGGTGCTTCAACGGTGCCAGAATCCAACAGTTGCTATTGTGAGCGGTGAATAA
- a CDS encoding ArsB/NhaD family transporter → MKKHILVVLHVVLVTLCLFSGSRSFASEEAVGVDGFFISGTVVDSHEEPVREAHVRVIVDGQSQKVMVEHKWKEETETSSHGTYQAEFKLPRYKIDSARIQLEISKPSYRRAVVELNKGDLAQKGQGFYALRDVKMLRILGPAFYIATVIFLLAYIAISFELLHRTIASMIGAAVMLLVTYTVGTLVPDYQIISFERAIHAIDMNVIFLLMGMMIIVGVLKHTGVFQWCAYMSFKLARGNIFNLSVISMVFIAITSAFLDNVTTMLLYTPVLIQIALVLKISPLTLLIPGIMASNVGGTATLIGDPPNIMIGSYTGLTFMQFVSNLTIVCAIAMVALVIYNKFFYGKDYAEAKVKDVDGLIASLKEEYKITDKTLLGYGLFIMGLVVTFFVTHGYWHMEVSIPALFGAGLLFTYGILTKKVKMLELIEKDIEWTTLLFFIFLFIVVGAVEETGLLALIADWVLHLSHGNLIAAICLILWVSAIMSAFVDNIPFTATMLPITAYLTKVIPGAADSNVLWWALALGACLGGNGTMIGASANVVTIGIAEAAGYPIKFFAFMKYAFAYMLISVAIANVWLLIFY, encoded by the coding sequence ATGAAAAAACATATTCTCGTAGTTTTGCATGTAGTTTTAGTGACATTATGCCTCTTTTCTGGGAGCCGGTCCTTTGCCTCTGAAGAAGCGGTTGGAGTTGATGGATTCTTTATCTCGGGCACTGTCGTTGATTCTCATGAGGAGCCTGTCAGGGAGGCACATGTCAGGGTTATCGTAGATGGGCAGTCACAGAAGGTCATGGTAGAGCATAAGTGGAAGGAGGAGACAGAGACATCCTCTCACGGTACCTATCAGGCTGAGTTTAAACTTCCCCGGTATAAGATTGATTCAGCCCGTATTCAACTCGAAATCTCCAAACCGAGCTATCGGAGAGCGGTTGTAGAATTAAATAAAGGAGACCTTGCCCAGAAAGGTCAGGGCTTTTATGCACTAAGGGACGTGAAGATGTTACGAATCCTTGGACCTGCCTTTTATATAGCAACTGTCATTTTTCTCCTTGCATATATTGCGATCTCTTTCGAACTTCTACACAGAACCATAGCCTCCATGATAGGGGCAGCCGTTATGCTTCTTGTTACCTATACCGTGGGGACACTTGTCCCTGATTATCAGATTATCTCATTTGAAAGGGCAATTCATGCCATAGATATGAATGTGATCTTTCTGCTAATGGGGATGATGATCATCGTCGGTGTCCTGAAGCACACAGGTGTCTTCCAGTGGTGTGCCTACATGTCCTTTAAACTTGCCAGGGGTAATATCTTTAACCTCTCCGTTATTTCGATGGTCTTTATTGCGATTACATCGGCATTCTTAGACAATGTGACGACAATGCTTCTCTATACCCCTGTGCTTATTCAGATTGCCCTTGTTTTGAAGATTTCACCTCTGACTCTCTTAATCCCAGGTATTATGGCATCAAATGTAGGTGGTACTGCTACCCTGATAGGCGACCCTCCTAATATCATGATCGGCTCCTATACAGGGCTTACATTCATGCAGTTTGTGTCTAACCTAACGATAGTATGTGCCATAGCGATGGTGGCTCTTGTTATCTATAACAAGTTTTTTTACGGCAAGGATTATGCTGAGGCCAAGGTTAAGGATGTTGACGGGTTAATTGCCTCCCTGAAGGAAGAGTACAAGATCACGGATAAGACCCTCCTTGGATATGGATTATTTATTATGGGGCTGGTGGTCACCTTCTTTGTCACCCATGGATACTGGCATATGGAGGTCAGTATCCCGGCGCTCTTTGGTGCCGGTCTCCTCTTTACTTACGGCATATTGACTAAAAAGGTTAAGATGTTAGAGCTTATCGAGAAGGATATTGAATGGACGACCCTTCTCTTCTTCATCTTCCTTTTCATCGTGGTAGGTGCAGTAGAGGAGACAGGGCTGCTTGCCCTGATAGCAGACTGGGTATTACACCTCTCTCATGGCAACCTGATTGCTGCCATCTGTCTGATTCTGTGGGTATCAGCTATCATGAGTGCCTTTGTAGACAACATTCCCTTTACTGCTACAATGCTTCCCATTACCGCATATCTGACAAAGGTAATTCCCGGGGCAGCAGATTCCAATGTACTATGGTGGGCACTGGCACTGGGGGCGTGTTTAGGGGGAAATGGGACGATGATCGGGGCAAGTGCAAATGTAGTTACCATTGGTATTGCAGAGGCAGCAGGCTATCCGATAAAGTTCTTTGCCTTCATGAAGTATGCCTTTGCCTATATGCTCATCAGCGTTGCCATCGCTAATGTATGGTTACTTATTTTTTATTAA
- a CDS encoding SAM-dependent chlorinase/fluorinase, with translation MDRGVITLITDFGTRDGYVGTMKGVILKINPLVRLVDITHDISPQDIFEAGFILKNSYRYFPDKSIHLVVVDPGVGSKRRAIIIEAGNHFFIGPDNGVFTFIYESEKIKKVVELTNKKYFLPYISNTFHGRDIFAPAAAYLSKGAPFEEFGEICNDVVRFDIPEPETEKGIIKGVVLHVDRFGNLISNIPEVLFRELVGKGMYEISIAGEVLGDIKESYSEAKEEQALALFGSSGYLEISVRGRNAQEKLKVNKGSEIKVVY, from the coding sequence ATGGACAGAGGGGTTATTACCCTTATAACAGATTTCGGGACCAGGGATGGCTACGTAGGTACGATGAAAGGGGTAATTTTAAAGATAAACCCTTTGGTGAGGTTGGTTGATATTACCCATGATATATCACCTCAGGATATTTTCGAGGCAGGCTTTATCTTGAAAAACTCATACAGGTATTTTCCAGATAAGTCAATCCATCTGGTTGTAGTTGACCCGGGGGTTGGGAGCAAGAGGAGGGCAATTATTATAGAGGCTGGCAACCATTTTTTCATCGGTCCTGATAACGGCGTTTTTACCTTTATATATGAGTCTGAAAAGATAAAAAAGGTTGTTGAGTTGACGAACAAGAAATACTTTCTTCCATATATAAGCAACACCTTTCATGGTCGTGACATATTCGCACCAGCCGCTGCATACCTGTCTAAGGGGGCTCCTTTTGAGGAATTTGGGGAAATCTGCAATGATGTTGTAAGGTTTGATATACCGGAACCTGAGACAGAAAAAGGCATAATCAAGGGAGTAGTGCTTCATGTAGATAGGTTTGGTAATCTTATATCCAATATACCTGAGGTTTTATTCAGAGAGTTGGTAGGAAAGGGGATGTATGAGATATCTATTGCCGGGGAGGTATTAGGGGATATTAAAGAGTCGTATTCTGAGGCGAAAGAAGAACAGGCTCTTGCCCTTTTTGGAAGCTCTGGCTACCTGGAGATATCTGTAAGAGGTCGAAATGCTCAAGAAAAGCTCAAGGTGAATAAGGGAAGCGAGATTAAAGTTGTTTATTAA
- a CDS encoding pyrimidine 5'-nucleotidase, protein MKYVIFDLDNTLYPKELGLFKLVDQRINDYMRIKLGIGYDLVENLRLKYMDQYGTTLGGLIIHHKVDPDQYLHYVHDIALEELLSTNFELRKLLERIVLDKVIFTNGSFSYAIRVLKILGVDKYFSQIFDIKFMGYLAKPNLWSYKKVLDALGVEGRDCLIVEDLTKNLLPAKKLGMTTVLVGKEDTAGADFIIEDIFGMDRVLGEIGLSH, encoded by the coding sequence ATGAAGTACGTAATCTTCGATCTTGATAATACCCTGTACCCAAAAGAACTGGGGCTGTTCAAATTAGTAGATCAAAGAATAAACGACTATATGAGGATAAAGTTGGGTATAGGTTATGATCTGGTAGAGAACCTTCGATTGAAATACATGGATCAATATGGTACTACCCTTGGAGGGCTAATCATTCATCATAAGGTGGACCCGGATCAATACCTCCATTATGTCCATGACATAGCTTTAGAAGAGCTGTTGTCAACTAATTTTGAGTTGCGCAAACTACTGGAACGTATAGTATTAGATAAGGTTATCTTTACCAATGGATCTTTCAGCTATGCTATAAGGGTCTTAAAAATCCTGGGGGTAGACAAATATTTCTCTCAAATATTTGACATTAAATTTATGGGTTATCTGGCAAAACCCAATCTCTGGTCATATAAGAAGGTGTTGGATGCTTTAGGAGTAGAGGGTAGGGATTGTTTGATAGTGGAGGATTTGACTAAGAATCTGCTTCCTGCTAAAAAACTGGGCATGACAACAGTTCTTGTTGGAAAAGAAGATACTGCTGGTGCGGACTTTATAATTGAAGATATATTTGGCATGGATAGGGTGCTTGGCGAGATAGGGTTAAGCCATTAG